ATGTGTTTAATTTTCTTCGGGCAATTGATTTTGTCgttcttttttttcaatcatGGATGCTCTGTAGCTTTAACGGTGTTACTAACTGTCCATGAAAATATGAGCTTACTAATCATATTTGGCCTTATTATGGAGTGAAACACGTACAAGCACTTGGTGGTATTGACCCATTGGTTGGCCCCCCTTCTCTTACCTATCAAACATTATTATagcttttgttgttgttgttgtggcCGACTCATTCCTCGTCACATCTCAATCCCATGTACCGGTGGAGTAATAAAAGATAAGAATGCCACCtataaccctaaccctagccctTCCTTCAACTCAAATTAAGAAATTAGTCTCTTCTTAATCCACTCCTTTTGTTCTGAATGCACTGCCACCACCTTTTGTGCCCCACTTTATGATAAAGCAAAAGCAGGAaaaagcaaggaaaaaaaatgaaagtgaggaaaaagaaaataaagaaaggaggagaggaaggaaggaataCATAACAAAAGACTCCCCAACCCATGTAACCATTGCTTTTAACAGGGCCTGTGCTTTTTTCTCCCAAGCCTCatccaaagaaggaaaagaagcaaAGCTTCTAAAGATTGACCTGAAGGTGGCTGAAAAGGGTGGGATCAAAAGAAGAAGGGTTGAGAGAGCAAGAGAGGCCAAAGGGTTGAGTTGAGGAATGAATAGAGGGGTGTTTCAGAGCTCTCTGGTGCAGCAGATCATGGGGGGGAACCCTAGCTGGAGGGGCATGAGTAATATGAGGCCACCCCCGGAACAGACTTCTCCTCTCCTaccctcttcttcctcatcctcttcttcttcagtcTTCCCTCAGTACCACCAGCCTTCAAATTTCCTTCCCATGACCTCCTGGCATGACAACCCAGATCTACCAGAGTCATGGAGCCAGCTGTTACCGTAacgatcctctctctctctctctcccccacccCCTCCCTAGCTCCCTATCTATGTGCATGGTGTCTGTTGTTGTATCTCTTTCCTTAATTTCCAATGGTTTTCATGTTCATGTTTAAAGATGAACCCGTACATGGATGCATCACGCTCGCCCAAGTCCTTcaaatccttttcttttattgtggaaactggaagaaaaattaaaaagaaagcaaTAACTTATTCTCTCAGTTTCTTCTTGATGAACGTTTCTGAAATATATAATGAGTGGTTTGTGTATGTTTACTTACCTCAAATCTTATCCTCTTTAGATATCCTTCTTTATCtagcttttctttatctctgatCAATTCTTGCGAAATTCTGGCCATTTCCTCACACTGTCTACTGATATAGGAATAATTtttgttttggatttttttttcctttttttggtgGATTTGATTCCAGGGGAGGACCTGTGGGGGAAGAGGAGAGATGTAGCTTCACTACTTTCCAAGCTAAAAAGATAGAGAATTGGGATGATCAGATGGTATACCCATCAACATGTGCATACATGATTGATGTAAAGCAGGAGAGTTCTGAAGGTGGATACGCTTATAGCCATGGAAATGGAGACATCCATGCTTCTAAGTCTCTTCTACCAGTTTCCTCTCCTAGATCTTGTGTTACGACTAGTTTCAGCAGCAACATGTTGGACTTCTCAAACAGCAAGGGAGAGAGGAGGCATCCCCCATCAGATCAGTCATCTGAGGTTGGATAAATATATCTGCGATTTTTGTTTG
This is a stretch of genomic DNA from Phoenix dactylifera cultivar Barhee BC4 chromosome 9, palm_55x_up_171113_PBpolish2nd_filt_p, whole genome shotgun sequence. It encodes these proteins:
- the LOC103716292 gene encoding transcription factor bHLH68-like encodes the protein MNRGVFQSSLVQQIMGGNPSWRGMSNMRPPPEQTSPLLPSSSSSSSSSVFPQYHQPSNFLPMTSWHDNPDLPESWSQLLPGGPVGEEERCSFTTFQAKKIENWDDQMVYPSTCAYMIDVKQESSEGGYAYSHGNGDIHASKSLLPVSSPRSCVTTSFSSNMLDFSNSKGERRHPPSDQSSECNSTATGAAFKKARVQGPSSAHSTFKVRKEKLGDRITALHQLVSPFGKTDTASVLLEAIGYIRFLQSQIEALSSPYFGSRSGNVRQPAQGERSCIFPEDPGQLLNDNCTKKRGPPDQDANDEPKKDLRSRGLCLVPVSCTLHVGSDNGADYWAPSLGGGFR